GCACCGCACCGCGCGGTGCTGCAATTGTGCAAGGCCGCGCAATTGCTGCCCGCAGCGCTGTGTATCGAGATCGAGGACGGCCTTGGCGTTGCGGTGCGCGAGGGATTGACCGCCGTGCCGCTGACGCTGGCCGCACCTCTCTTGGGCGGGTCGAGCCTGTTGCACCCTGTGGTGCAGGCCCGACTGCCGGTCGAGGCATCCGAGGCCGGACGATTGCACGTGTTCCGGCCCGAAGATGGTGGCGAAGAACATTACGCCTTTGAAATTGGCCGCCCAGACCGCAGCAAACCCGTGTTGGCGCGGCTGCATTCGGCCTGTTTCACGGGCGACGTGATGGGCAGTCTGAAATGCGATTGCGGCCCGCAACTGCGGGGTGCCCTGGCCCAGATGGGCGCAGAGGGCGCGGGTGTCCTTTTGTATCTGAACCAGGAGGGGCGCGGCATTGGCCTTGCCAACAAGATGCGCGCCTATGCCTTGCAGGATCAGGGGTTTGATACCGTGGATGCCAATCACCGCCTGGGTTTCGAAGATGACGAGCGCAATTTTGAGCTGGGATCGGATATCCTGAAGTCATTGGGATTTGGGGCTGTGCGCCTGCTGACCAACAACCCCCGAAAAGTGGTGATGATGGAAAAAAGCGGCATCGCCGTGACCGAACGCGTGCCACTGAAGGTCGGCGAGAACCGGTTCAACCGCGCCTATCTGGCGACCAAGGCCGCGAAGTCGGGGCATCTGTTGTGACGCCCTTGGATATGGTGGTCACGCTGCGCCGCATGCGCTTTGCCGGGCGGTGGTTTCCCTGCACGTTAGGCAAGGGCGGCATCACAGACAGCAAGCGTGAAGGGGATGGGTCCACACCACGCGGTCTGCACCGGATTGTCGGAATGCTGTACCGTCCAGACCGCATGGCGCGCCCCGCAGATTGGGCGCTGCCCATAAGGCCCGGCGATCTGTGGTCAGATGATGCAGGGGACGAAGACTATAACCAGATGGTCCGCGCACCCTATGACCATAGTCACGAGCGGTTGCGCCGGGCTGATCCGCTTTATGATCTGGTGATCCTGACGGACTGGAACTGGCCCTATGCCGTGAAGGGGCGTGGGTCAGCCATATTTATCCACCGTTGGCGCAGGCCCGGATATCCAACCGAGGGCTGTGTTGCGTTGCAGCCCAACGATTTGCGTTGGATCGCGCCCCGGATCCGCTTTGGCACCCGACTGATTGTCCGCTAGCGGTTGGGCAGACCTGCCCTGCGCCGTTGCGCGCGCAGTTCGGACCTGGACGGCAGTGATGCGATCAATTCGTCCAGCCCCGCCAGCACATTCGCATGCACGCGGCCATAGCGTCGGCGCGGATAATCGGGATCGTCGTTTTCCGCGGCCCATTTTCGGGCGCATGTCATGGCTTCGATCCAGTCATCGCGGTCCCCACCCAGCCACTGGTTGATGGGACGCGCCACCGTTTCGCTGAGTGACGCAAAAAGGGCGGGGCCGCCATCGGGCGGCTGGTTTGGATTGGCGAGTAACAGCAGGCGCGCGCGGAATTGCCCCCGATACATGACGCAACCGGCCTGTACCCGCTTGCCCGCGTTGAACAGCTCAGCCGCGCGTGCGTAATCATCCCAGGCGCTGGGTGTGATTGGCCCCGGCGTCACGGATTGGGCAAAGACAAGCGTTGGCCAGAAGAGACCGAGAAAGACCAAATACCGCATCACTGCACCTCCCTTTCGCCGAATATAGCAGATCCCACGCGCACATGCGTGGCCCCAAGCGCGATGGCGTTTTCGAAATCGCTGCTCATGCCCATGGAGAGGCCCGCGAGACCGTTGCGCGCCGCGATCTTGGCCAGCAAAGCAAAGTGGAGCGATGGTTCTTCGTCAATGGGCGGGATGCACATCAGGCCCTGAACCGGCAGATCCAACGCAAGACAATCTGCGATGAATGCATCGGCGTCGGCGGGCTGTACGCCGGCCTTTTGTGGTTCTTCGCCGGTGTTGATTTGCAGGAACAGGTCCGGGCAATGGCCCAACTCTTGCGCCAGGCGCGCGATGGCCTTGGCCAGTTTGGGTCGGTCCACGGAATGGATCGCCTGAAACAGGTCCATCGCCTGACGGGCCTTGTTGCTTTGGAGCGGGCCGATGAGGTGGACATCTACATGCCCAT
The DNA window shown above is from uncultured Tateyamaria sp. and carries:
- the ribA gene encoding GTP cyclohydrolase II, with the translated sequence MGLGPDIVEMLARARADLRMGVPVVILGERSVLAVAVETLTPARLETMRALEGDLTLALTGWRAETLKARTYDGDLARIAVPDAAALGWLQSLADPADDLSTPMKGPLRSLRDGDAAPHRAVLQLCKAAQLLPAALCIEIEDGLGVAVREGLTAVPLTLAAPLLGGSSLLHPVVQARLPVEASEAGRLHVFRPEDGGEEHYAFEIGRPDRSKPVLARLHSACFTGDVMGSLKCDCGPQLRGALAQMGAEGAGVLLYLNQEGRGIGLANKMRAYALQDQGFDTVDANHRLGFEDDERNFELGSDILKSLGFGAVRLLTNNPRKVVMMEKSGIAVTERVPLKVGENRFNRAYLATKAAKSGHLL
- a CDS encoding L,D-transpeptidase family protein, whose product is MTPLDMVVTLRRMRFAGRWFPCTLGKGGITDSKREGDGSTPRGLHRIVGMLYRPDRMARPADWALPIRPGDLWSDDAGDEDYNQMVRAPYDHSHERLRRADPLYDLVILTDWNWPYAVKGRGSAIFIHRWRRPGYPTEGCVALQPNDLRWIAPRIRFGTRLIVR
- a CDS encoding YggS family pyridoxal phosphate-dependent enzyme, with the translated sequence MSLSEISAKVDAACAKAGRSPADVHLIAVSKVQPLERITAVLDQGHRLFGENRVQEAAGKWPDLRAQYGHVDVHLIGPLQSNKARQAMDLFQAIHSVDRPKLAKAIARLAQELGHCPDLFLQINTGEEPQKAGVQPADADAFIADCLALDLPVQGLMCIPPIDEEPSLHFALLAKIAARNGLAGLSMGMSSDFENAIALGATHVRVGSAIFGEREVQ